In the genome of Cryptomeria japonica chromosome 8, Sugi_1.0, whole genome shotgun sequence, one region contains:
- the LOC131071286 gene encoding uncharacterized protein LOC131071286: MDKALSNEPEAMAIEQTNSEGTSGRANIHNGASDIPPTKPQFEPLTAYERSGGRPEFRKVSVPPHRFTPLKKIWMEIYTPIYEQMKIDIRMNIKARRVELKTRPDTPEISNLQKCADFVHAYMLGFDVPDAIALLRLDDLYVESFEIKDVKTLRGEHLSRAIGRLTGKGGKTKFAIENSTRTRIVIADSRIHILGSFLNIKVARDALCSLILGSPAGKVYSKLRTVTARMAEKF, from the exons ATGGATAAAGCATTGTCAAATGAGCCCGAAGCTATGGCAATTGAACAAACAAATTCCGAGGGTACCTCAGGGAGGGCTAATATTCACAATGGAGCTTCGGACATCCCTCCCACAAAGCCGCAATTTGAACCGTTGACTGCTTATGAAAGATCTGGTGGGCGCCCCGAATTTCGGAAAGTGTCTGTTCCACCTCACCGTTTTACACCTCTGAAGAAAATTTGGATGGAGATTTACACTCCTATTTATGAGCAGATGAAGATTGACATTCGGATGAATATCAAG GCCCGTAGAGTTGAATTAAAGACACGCCCAGACACCCCAGAAATCAGTAACCTGCAGAAATGTGCTGACTTTGTCCATGCTTATATGCTTGGTTTTGATGTACCTGATGCCATTGCACTTTTGAGGTTGGATGACCTTTATGTAGAATCCTTTGAGATTAAAGATGTTAAAACACTCCGTGGAGAGCATCTTTCTCGAGCAATCGGCAGGTTAACTGGGAAAGGTGGAAAGACAAAGTTTGCAATTGAGAATTCAACGAGGACTAGAATTGTGATTGCTGATTCAAGAATTCATATTTTGGGATCTTTCTTGAATATCAAAGTTGCTAGAGATGCTTTGTGCAGCCTTATTTTAGGATCTCCAGCAGGTAAGGTCTATTCAAAATTGAGAACGGTGACGGCAAGAATGGCAGAGAAGTTTTAG